One region of Rana temporaria chromosome 11, aRanTem1.1, whole genome shotgun sequence genomic DNA includes:
- the LOC120916833 gene encoding extensin-like codes for MRKCNATKQSVKKIFQAQYKLQIYYAVKASSPQTLIPQPSRTHVPQPSRTHVPQPSRSHNPPGPTSLNPPGPTSLNPPGPTSLNPPGPTSLNPPGPTSLNPPGHTSLNPPGHTSLNPPGHTSLNPPGHTSLNPPGHTSLNPPGPTSLNPPGPTSLNPPGPTSLNPPGPTSLNPPGPTSLNPPGPTSLNPPGPTSLNPPGPTSLNPPGPTSPNPPGPTSPNPPGPTSPNPPGPSTLQDPQPSRSHVPPDPSSLQIPRLSRSLVSPDPSSLQIPRLSRSLVSPDPSSLQIPRLSRSLVSPDPSSLQIPRPSRSLVPQPSRSLVPPDPSTLQIPRPSTLQIPRPSRTLNPPDPSSLNPPDPSSLNPPDPSSLNPPDPSSLNPPDPSSLNPPDPSSLNPPDPSSLNPPDPSSLNPPDPSSLNPPDPSSLNPPDPSSLNPPDPSSLNPPDPSSLNPPDPSSLNPPDPSSLNPPDPSSLNPPDPSSLNPPDPSSLNPPDPSSLNPPDPSPFTPQSLTLSPQIPITDPPNQ; via the coding sequence ATGAGAAAATGCAATGCAACAAAACAATCTGTCAAGAAGATTTTTCAAGCACAATATAAATTGCAGATTTACTATGCTGTGAAGGCATCCTCACCTCAGACCCTCATCCCTCAACCCTCCAGGACCCACGTCCCTCAACCCTCCAGGACCCACGTCCCTCAACCTTCCAGGTCCCACAATCCTCCAGGTCCCACGTCCCTCAACCCTCCAGGTCCCACGTCCCTCAACCCTCCAGGTCCCACGTCCCTCAACCCTCCAGGTCCCACGTCCCTCAACCCTCCAGGTCCCACGTCCCTCAACCCTCCAGGTCACACGTCCCTCAACCCTCCAGGTCACACGTCCCTCAACCCTCCAGGTCACACGTCCCTCAACCCTCCAGGTCACACGTCCCTCAACCCTCCAGGTCACACGTCCCTCAACCCTCCAGGTCCCACGTCCCTCAACCCTCCAGGTCCCACGTCCCTCAACCCTCCAGGTCCCACGTCCCTCAACCCTCCAGGTCCCACGTCCCTCAACCCTCCAGGTCCCACGTCCCTCAACCCTCCAGGTCCCACGTCCCTCAACCCTCCAGGTCCCACGTCCCTCAACCCTCCAGGTCCCACGTCCCTCAACCCTCCAGGTCCCACGTCCCCCAACCCTCCAGGTCCCACGTCCCCCAACCCTCCAGGTCCCACGTCCCCCAACCCTCCAGGACCCTCAACCCTCCAGGACCCACAACCCTCCAGATCCCACGTCCCTCCAGATCCCTCGTCTCTCCAGATCCCTCGTCTCTCCAGATCCCTCGTCTCTCCAGATCCCTCGTCTCTCCAGATCCCTCGTCTCTCCAGATCCCTCGTCTCTCCAGATCCCTCGTCTCTCCAGATCCCTCGTCTCTCCAGATCCCTCGTCTCTCCAGATCCCTCGTCCCTCCAGATCCCTCGTCCCTCCAGATCCCTCGTCCCTCAACCCTCCAGATCCCTCGTCCCTCCAGATCCCTCAACCCTCCAGATCCCTCGTCCCTCAACCCTCCAGATCCCACGTCCCTCCAGAACCCTCAACCCTCCAGATCCCTCGTCGCTCAACCCTCCAGATCCCTCGTCGCTCAATCCTCCAGATCCCTCGTCGCTCAACCCTCCAGATCCCTCGTCGCTCAACCCTCCAGATCCCTCGTCGCTCAACCCTCCAGATCCCTCGTCGCTCAACCCTCCAGATCCCTCGTCGCTCAACCCTCCAGATCCCTCGTCGCTCAACCCTCCAGATCCCTCGTCGCTCAACCCTCCAGATCCCTCGTCGCTCAACCCTCCAGATCCCTCGTCGCTCAACCCTCCAGATCCCTCGTCGCTCAACCCTCCAGATCCCTCGTCGCTCAACCCTCCAGATCCCTCGTCGCTCAACCCTCCAGATCCCTCGTCGCTCAACCCTCCAGATCCCTCGTCGCTCAACCCTCCAGATCCCTCGTCGCTCAACCCTCCAGATCCCTCTTCACTCAACCCTCCAGATCCCTCTTCACTCAACCCTCCAGATCCCTCACCCTTCACTCCCCAATCACTTACCCTTTCCCCTCAGATCCCCatcactgaccccccaaatcaataA